The DNA segment GTTTGATCTGATAGGCCAAAATTAGGTGTATAAAGCCGCACTGTCGCTGTTTGGCAGTGCGGTTTTTATTTTACTATCAGTGGTGTTCAAAAAGTTGCCCCTTATCATTTAGTGACTTTTTGAACAACCTCTATCAAATACTCTTTATGTGAATGGCGGCATGGTGTAGGATAATAGTATATAATAGAAAAAGTGGAACCAACGGACTGGGGGATAATGTCATGCCAATCAAGATTCCATTTACTAAGAATAAAAAACAAACGACACAGCAATCTCTGAGTCTCGACCATGATCATATTCCTAATCATGTGGCGATTATAATGGATGGAAATGGTCGATGGGCCAAAAAGAGAGGCTTGCCAAGAATTGCAGGCCATAAAGAAGGCATGAGTGTCGTAAAGAAAATTGTTCGCCGTGCATCAGATCTGGGGGTTCATGTCCTCACCCTCTATGCATTTTCAACAGAAAATTGGAAACGTCCAAAAAATGAAGTTGATTTTTTAATGAAACTACCAGTAGATTTTTTAACTACATATTTGCCTGAACTCATTGAAAGAAATGTACAAGTCCAAACCATTGGAGATACTGGTTTACTCCCAGAGCATACACGTAAAGCTGTGGAAGAAGCCATTATTCGCACTTCTGAAAACAGCGGTCTGATTTTAAATTTCGCACTTAACTATGGAAGTCGTTTTGAAATGGTCAATGCAGTGAAGCAAATAGCAACACAAGTTGAAAAGGGTGAACTTTCAACGGACGACATTGATGAACAGCTGTTCTCCTCCCATCTGTACACATCAGAACTATTAGAACCAGACTTGTTGATTCGAACAAGTGGTGAACAGCGTCTAAGTAATTTTCTATTATGGCAGCTTGCCTATGCCGAATTCTGGTTTACAGAAGTGTTTTGGCCAGATTTTGATGAACATCTATTTGAACAAGCACTCTACGATTATCAAAACCGCAAACGTCGTTATGGCGGAATATAAGGTGTGAA comes from the Halobacillus shinanisalinarum genome and includes:
- a CDS encoding isoprenyl transferase; the protein is MPIKIPFTKNKKQTTQQSLSLDHDHIPNHVAIIMDGNGRWAKKRGLPRIAGHKEGMSVVKKIVRRASDLGVHVLTLYAFSTENWKRPKNEVDFLMKLPVDFLTTYLPELIERNVQVQTIGDTGLLPEHTRKAVEEAIIRTSENSGLILNFALNYGSRFEMVNAVKQIATQVEKGELSTDDIDEQLFSSHLYTSELLEPDLLIRTSGEQRLSNFLLWQLAYAEFWFTEVFWPDFDEHLFEQALYDYQNRKRRYGGI